In Penaeus vannamei isolate JL-2024 chromosome 24, ASM4276789v1, whole genome shotgun sequence, the genomic stretch atatatatatatatatatatatatatagagagagagagagagagagagagagagagagagagagagagagagagagagagaaaattacgcGTCCACAACAGAGCAATACccgctacatacatacacacacacacacacacacacacacacacacacacacacacacacacacacacacacacacacacacacacacacacacacacacacacacacaaacacacacacacacacacacacacacatatatatatatatatatatatatatatatatatatatatatatatatatatataatagaatatatgtCTATTTTTAGCTCCTTTTTAAGAAAATTTTACAATCTAATTTCTGTAAAAGCTATAGAAattgaaaatatatttctttcaagTACGCTGTGTAGCCCaagttatcattagttatcaagTTATATCGCATATCACAAGGAGGCGAATCCTAATGTATGGCTATATGATCGTCCTCTAAAATCGGTTTCTGCCTACCTTAAACATCTCTTTAGTTCTAACATTATGAAGTCATATGAATTCATGTGGAAAGGATTGGGGCTACACAAAATCACACGGACACGAATGTGAACAAAAATACATTGTAAGGAGAATTTACtgatactgatatacatatatggctcAGTGGTATAACGTTCGTCAGTCTTGCAGTTGCATGCCTGCAAGTGTGAGGGTTCGCGTCCATATCggagaagttatttattcatcatatcactgcggtagtgcattattccatctttcattaaatccatatcaggatttctgatttcgggtttgaactgctctatcataATCTGCCGAgttcccacggggagtgtgtataAAATTCTgctatccttacacacacacacacacatacacacacacacacacacacatgtatatgtatatgtgtttatatatgtttatatatttatatgtgtatatatgtatataaagctacgtaaatacatagatacatgcgtacatacaagcgtacatacattcacacagtacacacacacacacacacacacacacacacacacacacacacacacacacacacacacacacacacacactcacccacactcatatatatgtgtatgtgtgtatatatgtgtgtgtgtgtgtgtgtgtgtgtgtgtgtgggtaggtgagtgtgtttgtgtgtctacatgtgtgtgtatgtgcgtattttgtgtttgtgtgttctgtgtgtttgtgtgtgttcatgtttgattacatatgaatatatatatgcatgcatgtatgctagTCTCTAGAACTGAGTTTTTACAGGGCGTGGCTCCAAACCTCCGAAATTCAGGGACTTCCACCTCACAGGGGCTGACCAGCAACAGCAGTGTGAGTATTTGGCGAGTTCTTTATGGCCCTGTCTTCCACTGATCATTATGTTAGTTGTTTTAGGTAAACAATTTGATATTTGTGAAACGGCATTCCAGAGGAATGTAACCTCAACTAATCCTTGTGTTTCTGCAGTACAGGGGCGGTGGTGGGCAGAGGGCGGTTTTGACTCTTCGCAAGATGACCTTCAAGACGTGTCTTCAAATAACTCACATGCAGAATGGATGTCTCAGGCTCCCGTGTTTGTCCTCCTTGTGGCTCCTTCTCATCGTACCGGCTCGTCTTACCTGGGTGAGAGGGAAtagcacgagagagagaagaagggaggtagaggcaaGGATGGAGTAAAGGAAAGAACAAATGATATAGCAGTATACCACCACAATCAACCAACAATTGTTTGAATTTATATCTAATCGACAATTGTCAGAGAATTGTGATGTAAGTTAAATTACACTGCCGTAACCTGTGCCTTCCGCACTTCCTGCATTGCATCAAGCCTAATTAGGATTTCTTTCGTTCATGAATACTAATAATTGGTAGTATTTGCAGGGCAAATAATTATGAGTTAAATGCATTGGGAATGGGGATACCATCAGATAGAAATCGATTGCTAAATAATATATAAAGTGAATGCTGTGAATGAAATTCACCGGTGATGGTGGTtaagtaaaatttaaaaaaaaggatgcAATGTATACCTAGTAcgttgctatatatatatctctgtgtgtgtgtgtgtgtgtgtgtgtgtgtgtgtgtgtgtgtgtgtgtgtgtgtgtgtgtgtgtgtgtttgaaaatgaaaatagccacaaacTCTTCACGGGGTCCTCTttagacaaaaccgaaatggatccatttccattttcatttttgtgtacacgttactgtgtttgtgtttgtgtgtgtgtgtgtgtatttgtgtgtgtgtgtgaatgaattatacttttatatatgcttGCCAGTGAACACTGCTAATACTGTACTTAAAATCCAGGGGAATTGCTGTCCTCTCTTCGCAGTTCGGTCTACTTCTTCGAACCGTTGTGGTACTTTCCTACATATGAAAAAATCTACGACGTTAACTCTGGTTGGTATCGCGTTATGCTCGAAAGCATAGTCTGACTTGATAGTTTTCTTAATAGAGTCAGTCACTAAGATGCAATCATGGATGAAgctgaagtaatgataattaagattttAGTTAATTTTCATAAcgcattttctcttatttcagaTAAACTGAGAGAAGTGATTAAATTACTATTTACGTGTCAGCTTACTTCAGTCAGATACATTTTTCCTGATCTGCTCGCAATGAAGTTCATCCTTAGGCGACCTCGGGGCCTGAGTATgcctttcttttatgttttctgttcatatgcatctatattttgTCTACTTATGTATGTCTGCTTGTTAATCTCTCTCCatgtctttcacacacacatacacacatacatacatacatacgtatatatatatatatatatatatatatatatatatatatatatatatatatatatatatatatatatatatatgtatatatatatatatgtacatatatacatatatatatatatatatatatatatatatatatatatgtatatatgcatatgtatgtatgtatgtgtgtgtgtgtgtatatatatatatatatatatatatatatatatatatatatatatatatatacacatacacacatatacacacatgtacacattcacgcactaacacacacacacacacataaacacacacacacacacacacacacacacacacacacacacacacacacacacacacacacatatatatatatatatatatatatatatatatatatatataaatgtatatatatatatataaatgtatatatatatttttttgtacatatacatatctatagatttgcatatatacatatacatatacatacatatatatatatatatatatatatatatatatatatatatatatatatatatatatatatatatatatacagttacatacattcacgaacacacacacacacacaaacacacaaacacacacacacacacatacacacacacaaacacacgcacacacacacacacgtacacatacacagacacacacacacacgcacacaaacacacgaacacacacacacacacacacacacacacacacacacacaaatatatatatatatatatatatatatatatatatatatatatatatatatatatatatatatatatgtgtatgtgtgtgtgtgtgtgttattgtgtgtgtgtgtgtgtgtgtgtgtgtctgtgtgtctgtgtgtctgtgtgtgtgtgtgtgtgtgtgtgtgtgtgtgtgtgtgtgtgtgtgtgtgtgtgtgtgtgtgtgtgtgtatgtctttgtgtgtgtgtgtgcgcgtatgtgtatgtgcatgtatatagatgtagatatagatgcagatatagatatatatgcgtgtgtgtgtgtgtatatatatatatatatatatatatatatatatatatatgtgtgtgtgtgtgtgtgtgtgtgtgtgtgtgtgtgcgtgtgtgtatgtgtgtgtgtgtgtgtgtacatatatgtgtatatatatagatagatagatatagatacatatatagatatacatatatatatatatatatatatatatatttgtgtgtatatatgtgtttgtgtgtgtgtgtgtgtgtgtgtgtgtgtgtgtgtgtgtgtgtgtgtgtgtgtgtgtgtgtgtgtgtgtgtgtgtgtgtgtgtgtgcatatgtgtatgtgcatatatattgatgtagttatagatatagatacatatgtgtatatatatgtatatatatatatatatatgtttatatatatatataaatatatatatatatatatatatatatatatatatatatatatatatgtatgtatgtgtgtgtgtgtgtgtgtgtggttgtgtgtgtatgtgtgtgcatatgtgtgtatatatatatatatagatagatagatagatagatagatagatagatagatagatagatagatagatagatagatagatagatagatagatagatgcagtgtgtatatgtatgtatatatatatatatatatatatatatatatatatatatatatatatatatatatatgtatatatatatatgtatgtatgtatgtatgcgtatgtgtatgtacatatatgtagatgtagatatagatacagatattgatacatatgcgtgcgtatatatatatatatatatatatatatatatatatatatatatatatatatatatataaatatatacatatatatatatatatgtatatatgtgtgtgtgtgtgtgtgtgtgtgtctgtgtgtgtgcgtgtgtatgtgagtgcgtgtgtgtgtgtgtgtcagtgtgcgtgcgcgcgtgtgtgtgtgtgtgagtgcgctctcgcgcgtgtgtgtgtgtgtgtgtgtgtgtgtgtgtgagtgtgtgtgtgtgtgtgtgtgagtgtgtgtgtgtctgtgtgtgtgtgtgtgtacatatatgtgtgtctatatatatatctatatatatatatatatatatatatatatatatatatatatattcacacacacacacacagacacacacacacacacacacacacacacacacacacacacacacacacacacacacacacacacacacacacacacacacacacacacacagacatatatatatatatatatatatatatatatatatatatatatatatatatatatatatatatatatatatatatatttttatgtttatgcatatatgtatatatgtatatatgtatatatgtgtgtgtgtgtgtgtgtgtatgtatgtgtgcgcatatgtgtatatgcatatatatagatgtagttatagatatagatacataggtatgtatatatatgtatatatgtatgtgtgtgtgcgtgtgcgtgtgtatgtatgtgtgtgtctaggcCTATGTGTACATAAATTATCCCTGTGAATAGGGGACATGAAAAAAATACTTCAAACATATATCAGTGCATTCGTGGAAGGCGACTTTATGTACAGTGGCACAGATTAGGGAGCGACTATATCGAACAACGGATTGTAGAAGGCTGAATGGTAaaagagcatacatacatatatatgtttatatttatacttatatttatattcatatttatatatagggcgCGGTGGCCGAATGGTTTGACCATCGGACTCAAAGACTGTTGCGACAATCTTAGTTCCTTGGtttgagtcatatatatatatatatatatatatatatatatatatatatatatatatatatatatatatatatatgcatatatatatatacatatatatatatatatatatatatatatatatatatatatatatatatatatatatatatatatatatatatatacatttacatacattcacgcacacacacacacacacacacacacacacacacacacacacacacacacacacacacacacacacacacacacacacacacacacacacacacatacgcacacacacacacacacacacacacacacacacacacacacacacacacacacacacacacacacacacacacacacacacacacacacagacatatatatatatatatatatatatatatatatatatatatacatatatatatatatatttttatgtttatgcatatatgtatatatgtatatatgtatatatgtgtgtgtgtgtgtgtgtgtatgtatgtgtgcgcatatgtgtatatgcatatatatagatgtagttatagatatagatacataggtatgtatatatatgtatatatgtatgtgtgtgtgcgtgtgcgtgtgtatgtatgtgtgtgtctaggcCTATGTGTACATAAATTATCCCTGTGAATAGGGGACATGAAAAAAATACTTCAAACATATATCAGTGCATTCGTGGAAGGCGACTTTATGTACAGTGGCACAGATTAGGGAGCGACTATATCGAACAACGGATTGTAGAAGGCTGAATGGTAaaagagcatacatacatatatatgtttatatttatacttatatttatattcatatttatatatagggcgCGGTGGCCGAATGGTTTGACCATCGGACTCAAAGACTGTTGCGACAATCTTAGTTCCTTGGtttgagtcatatatatatatatatatatatatatatatatatatatatatatatatatatatatatatatatatatacatttacatacattcacgcacacacacacacacacacacacacacacacacacacacacacacacacacacacacacacacacacacacacacacacacacacatacgcacacacacacacacacacacacacacacacacacacacacacacacacacacacacacacacacacacacacacacacacacacacacacacacacatatatatatatatatatatatatatatatatatatatatatatatatatatataaacgtgttttgtgtttgtgagtgtgtgtgttattgtgtgtgtgtgtgtgtgtgtgtgtgtgtctgtgtgtctgtgtgtctgtgtgtgtgtgtgtgtgtgtgtgtgtgtgtgtgtgtgtgtgtgtgtgtgtgtgtgtgtgtgtgtgtgtgtgtgtgtgtgtatgtctttgtgtgtgtgtgtgcgcgtatgtgtatgtgcatgtatatagatgtagatatagttgcagttatagatatatatgcgtgtgtgtgtgtgtgtgtatatatatatatatatatgtgtgtgtgtgtgtgtgtgtgtgtgtgtgtgtgtgcgtgtgtgtatgtgtgtgtgtgtgtgtgtacatatatgtgtatatatatagatagatagatatagatacatatatatatttatatatatatatatatatatatatatatatatatatatatttgtgtgtatatctatatgtgtatgtgtgtgtatgtgtgtgtgtgtgtgtgtgtgtgtgtgtgtgtgtgtgtgtgtgtgtgtgtgtgtgtgtgtgtgtgtgtgtgtgcatatgtgtatgtgcatatatattgatgtagttatagatatagatacatatgtgtatatatatgtatatatatatatatatatatatatatatatatatatatgtttatatatatataaatatatatatatatatatatatatatatatatatatatatatatatatatatatatatatgtatgtatgtgtgtgtgtgtgtgtgtgtggttgtgtgtgtatgtgtgtgcatatgtgtgtatatatatatatatatagatagatagatagatagatagatagatagatagatagatagatagatagatagatgcagtgtgtatatgtatgtatatatatatatatatatatatatatatatatatatatatatatatatatgtatatatatatatgtatgtatgtatgtatgcgtatgtgtatgtacatatatgtagatgtagatatagatacagatattgatacatatgcgtgcgtatatatatatatatatatacatatatgtttatgtatatatatacatatatatatatacataaatatatatatgtatatatgtgtgtgtgtgtgcgggtgtgtgtgtgtgtgtgtgtgtgtgtgtgtgtgtgtgtgtgtgtgtgtgtgtgtgtgtgtgtgtgtgtgtgtgtgcgcgcgtgtgtgtgtgtgtgagtgtgtgtgtgtgtgtgtgtgagtgtgtgtgtgcgtgtgtgtgtgtgtgcgtgtgtgtgtgcgtgtgtgtgtgtgtgtgtacatatatgtgtgtctatatatatatatatatatatatatatatatatatatatatatatatatatatatatatatattcacacacacacacagacacacacgcacacgcacacacacacacacacacatatatatatatatatatatatatatatatatatatatatatatatatatatatatatatatatgtatatatgtatatatatatatatatatatatgtatatatatatatatatatatatatatatatatatatatatacacacacacacacacacatacacacacacacacacacacacacacacacacacacacacacacacacacacacacacacacacacacacacacacacacacacacacacacagacatatatatatatatatatatatatatatatatatatatatatatatacatatatatatatatttttatgtttatgcatatatgtatatatgtatatatgtatatatgtatatatgtgtgtgtgtgtgtgtgtgtatgtatgtgtgcgcatatgtgtatatgcatatatatagatgtagttatagatatagatacataggtatgtatatatatgtatatatgt encodes the following:
- the LOC138866188 gene encoding uncharacterized protein; the protein is MSRKVLVGVTCYSALTLLLLLVIIKMYMGRGSKPPKFRDFHLTGADQQQQLQGRWWAEGGFDSSQDDLQDVSSNNSHAEWMSQAPVFVLLVAPSHRTGSSYLGERE